The Deinococcus aestuarii genome includes the window CTACACGTTCAAGTTCTCGGCCTTCCCACGCCTCGTCACCGCGGAGTTAGAGATCAGGTCTCTAACTCCGCGAAGTCGGTCCTGAAGGGTGTCGTTCTTCGTGCCTCGCCCCAGCCTCTCGGGATAGTGAAGCAAGTTCTCCTGCCGTTCACTGGGTCCTGGGAGTGCAGAGACCACGAAAAGTTGACAATGTTTTAAACATTTGAGTAGCCTGCCGGTATGCCGCTCAAGCCCGTGCCTGGAACCGCTCAGGTGACCAGCGCCGAATTGCGGTCGCGCTTTCCCGAATTGCTCGATCAGTTGGGCCAGGGGACACGGGTCGTCGTCACGCACTACCGCCGTCCTATCGGCGCGCTCGTCAGCCTGGAAGATCTTCAGCGCCTGCGGCGCGCCGACGTCGCGGATGCCCAGTCGGGGCAGGGGAGACTTATGCAGATCATTGGAACGCACAACCAGTCGGGTGGGGTCGGGAAGACCACCAGCGTCGCGGAACTGGGGTATGACCTCATTACCCGCCTCAATCCCCGCACAGGGCAGCCCAACCGGGTGCTTCTGGTCGACACCGATCCGCAGGCCTCCTTGACGAAACGCTTCGGCCTGCACGACGACCCCTCGTCCCCGGCCCACGTGGTGACCAGCACACTCTTCATGAGCGTGATGGACCTGCAACTTCCCGGGCCCACGCCCCTGCCGTCCGCCACAGTGCCGGAACTCCACCTGATCCCTGCCAACCAGCACCTGAGCCGCCTCGACGCGCTGCTCTACAGCGACGACAGCCTGCTGCCGAACCTCGGCCAGGTGCTGCGGCGTTACGAGGACTACGACTACATCCTGATCGACACCCCGCCCAGTCGGGGCATGATCACCCGAGCCGCGCTGGTCGCAAGCGATCACATCATCATTCCGGTCAACAGCAGCCTCAAGGCCATGGAGAACTTCGACAGCGTCTCCGAGGTCATCGGGCAATGCCAACGCCACAACCCGAACCTGCGGGTGGCGATGTTCCTGCTGACCCAGTATCAGAAGAACATCCTGCACGACCAAGACGTGCAGCGCATCCTTCAGACCCAATACGCCGGGATCGCGCCCACCAGCAGTCCGGTGCCGCACCGCAAGGCGCTGTTCAACGACGCCAGCCTCGCCCGGCTGCCTGTCGCGCTCTACCGCCCCAAGGACCCGGTGAACGAGGACCTGCGCCGGGTCACCGACGAACTGCTCGCTTACATCGGCGAGCCGGTGACGGCATGACGCGCGGGCGACCCAGCATGGAGGCCCGGACGCCGGCACCCGCCACCGTTCTGGGCAACCTCGACCTCGCCCGGGCGCGGGTCATTCCCTTCGCTCAGATTCGGTTGATCGAGCACCACAACCCGCGTGGCCGGTACTCACGGGATGAGGTGTTCAGCGAGGAGAGCCTGGCCCCACTCGTGCGGTCGATCCGCGAACGCGGCGTCCTGCAACCGGTGCTGCTACGCGCCACGCCCGGCGGACAGTATGAACTGGTGGCGGGCGAGCGCCGCTTCCGTGCTGCACAACTCGCTGGCCTGAGTGGCGTCCCCGCCATCGTCGAGACGGTGGCCGATGCGGACCTGCTGGAGTACGCGCTGATCGAGAACCTCCAGCGGGAGGCGATGAACCCGGTCGACCAGACCTTCGGGGTGCTGGAACTGCTCAGCCAACGCACCGGACACCCGCTGAGCGCGCTGCCCCCCTACCTCAACCGTCTGCGCAACGGCACCGAGCGTGACGAACACCGGGTCGAGGAAACCCTGCAACAGGTGGGGGGTTGGACCCTGCTGACCTTCGCCACCCGCAACGTCAAGTTCCTCCAGTTAAGGACCGAGGAACTCGACGCCATAGCTGCGGGCAAGCTCACCAGCAAAGCGGCCTTCGAACTGCTCCCCCTAGGCGAGCACGAGCAGCGGAGCAGTCTCTTTGAGGAGGCCGTGCGGGAGGGATGGTCCGCGAAGGACCTTCGAGTCCGGGTACAGCACCTTTTGCAGGAGGGGAGCGCTCCCTCCGAAGCCAGGGCACTCGTCTCCCGAGTGAAGGCCTCCCTGACGGAGCGGCGTGTCGTCCAACTCAGTGCCGCGAAGCGGAAGGAACTCCAGCGTCTCGTCGAACAGCTCGAGTCGCTGTTGCAAGAGGAGCACCCCAGAGTCTCGGGAGGACGCCAAACTCAGGCGAGAGCCGCCCGGGGCAAGCGCTCGACCTGAGCATTAGGGGACGCCACGGATCGTGTCCTCCTTCACATGTCTCCTCTCCGATCCTCAGGCCTTGGCACGCGGCTGGCCTCGCCATCTCTATTTCAGGGGTGCTGACCATGCCGTCGTATTCCTTTGCATGCCACTGCGGATCAACAGGAGAGCCAACTGGGCAGCGCCTCCAGCCCAGCCAGCCGGTTCCGACCCCTTTGGGGGAAACTGGACGTGCAAGGAGGCGGGGAGCGGGGTGCCCTGCCGCCTGCTTGTCCCCGACCCCTTCGGGGGAGCAGTGGGAACCGACGGCAAAACGTATGTTCCATCCGGGAAAAAGAGTCACGCAGAAACTCCCGACCCCTTTGGGGGACACCCCAAAGGGGTCGGACCTGAACCATGACCCCATCATCCGACCCCTTTGGGGGAAGTCGAAAATTTCTCGTCCTGAACGTACTTTCCCTATTTCCCTATTGAGAACGTCCACACTCGACCCCTTTGGAGGAACTGGGCGAGGGATCTCCGACCCCTTTGGGGGAATCAGGCCTTTACCCCCGTCCCCTTCGGGGGGAAAACGCTGAAAACGACGTGTCCGTGGGTGAATACGTCCGGCCGTGTTGTTGTTCTCTTTTAATCTTTTATCTACTCAAAGACCAACAGACACAGGAGGCCCATGAGCAAACGACTGATCATTCCAGAGAAACTTACGGATGAGCACTTCCTCGCCCGGCTCGGCTTGATCAGCGTGCAGACCCGGGTCGACGAGCGCAGCCCCCTGAACCATCGCTGGACCAGCCGCTTCAGCATCAACGGCCACGACTACCACGTCGAGGGCTTCGCGGCGGACTTTGGCCGCCCCCGTGGCGTGGACACCGACGTGCAGATCGCCATCGAAACCCTCTTCGAGCGGCAGGGGTGTCCTGAGGACAACACCATCGTCACCACCGCCTATGAACTCCTGATGCTGTGCCTGATGACGGACAAGGGCGACAACTACCTGCGGCTGCGCGAGAGCCTGATGCGCTTGTGGCGGGTGGGCTTTCTGGTGTCCCGCGCCTACCACCACCCGAGCAGCCCCTGGGCGATGTACCTGAACGAGACCTTGAACCTGATTCAGAGGGTCCGGTTCTGGAGCAAGGGGGCCCGCCGGGAGTCGCCCGACCTGAGCACGATGGTCGCGGACGGGCGGCTGATCATTCAGCTCTCTGACCCGGTCGCGCAGAGCATCCGGGCCGGCTTCACCCAGCACCTCGACACCATGCTGCTCTCGAGGATCGAGCAGCCGGTGGGCCGCGGCGTGTACCGCCTCCTTCAGGCACACCGCACCAGCGAGCAGGGGGGAGGGCTGCGGGTTGGCCTGCGGGAGTGGGCCAGCGCGTGCGGCATCTTCAGCCCGGACTCGGACAAGATCCGTCGCGTGTTGCAGCCCGCCCATGAGGAACTGGAGGCGAACGCCTACCTCGAGGGGATCGAGTTCGAGGGCCGGGGCGCCAAGCAGGTGTTGCACTACCACTTCCGCATGGAGCCGTCGCTCGACCCCCACCTGGTTCGGGCCGTGCGGGAGCTGGGGATCAGTGAGGTGCGGGCCCAGACCCTGGTGAAGGGGCACCAGCATGCCCCGGAGCGGGTCCTCGCTTCGGTCGAGTACGTGCGTGCCCAGAAGAACGTCCGCTCTCCAGGAGCCCTCCTCGCGGACATGCTCACCCATCCCGCAAAGTACATCCTGCCCGAGGAGTCCACACGGGGCACCCTCGCATCCGCCTCCCCACCTCGGC containing:
- a CDS encoding ParB/RepB/Spo0J family partition protein; this translates as MTRGRPSMEARTPAPATVLGNLDLARARVIPFAQIRLIEHHNPRGRYSRDEVFSEESLAPLVRSIRERGVLQPVLLRATPGGQYELVAGERRFRAAQLAGLSGVPAIVETVADADLLEYALIENLQREAMNPVDQTFGVLELLSQRTGHPLSALPPYLNRLRNGTERDEHRVEETLQQVGGWTLLTFATRNVKFLQLRTEELDAIAAGKLTSKAAFELLPLGEHEQRSSLFEEAVREGWSAKDLRVRVQHLLQEGSAPSEARALVSRVKASLTERRVVQLSAAKRKELQRLVEQLESLLQEEHPRVSGGRQTQARAARGKRST
- a CDS encoding replication initiator protein A, whose product is MSKRLIIPEKLTDEHFLARLGLISVQTRVDERSPLNHRWTSRFSINGHDYHVEGFAADFGRPRGVDTDVQIAIETLFERQGCPEDNTIVTTAYELLMLCLMTDKGDNYLRLRESLMRLWRVGFLVSRAYHHPSSPWAMYLNETLNLIQRVRFWSKGARRESPDLSTMVADGRLIIQLSDPVAQSIRAGFTQHLDTMLLSRIEQPVGRGVYRLLQAHRTSEQGGGLRVGLREWASACGIFSPDSDKIRRVLQPAHEELEANAYLEGIEFEGRGAKQVLHYHFRMEPSLDPHLVRAVRELGISEVRAQTLVKGHQHAPERVLASVEYVRAQKNVRSPGALLADMLTHPAKYILPEESTRGTLASASPPRLDPRVLEQQIERDQEVRQRQLLELPPAEQWRANQATLRFMLKAYLSAPQLQHLEEACVSGRLSASQLAHDLSVATARAAKADLVQALMSQLDA
- a CDS encoding AAA family ATPase gives rise to the protein MPLKPVPGTAQVTSAELRSRFPELLDQLGQGTRVVVTHYRRPIGALVSLEDLQRLRRADVADAQSGQGRLMQIIGTHNQSGGVGKTTSVAELGYDLITRLNPRTGQPNRVLLVDTDPQASLTKRFGLHDDPSSPAHVVTSTLFMSVMDLQLPGPTPLPSATVPELHLIPANQHLSRLDALLYSDDSLLPNLGQVLRRYEDYDYILIDTPPSRGMITRAALVASDHIIIPVNSSLKAMENFDSVSEVIGQCQRHNPNLRVAMFLLTQYQKNILHDQDVQRILQTQYAGIAPTSSPVPHRKALFNDASLARLPVALYRPKDPVNEDLRRVTDELLAYIGEPVTA